Proteins found in one Serratia plymuthica genomic segment:
- a CDS encoding MFS transporter, translating into MAHSTELNIQQAIDDSKFSLFHWTLIILGFLILAIDGFDTAAMGYIAPSVAKDWGIVKQDLGPVLSAALLGLSLGALVAGPISDRIGRKRVLVFSCLFFGLSSLATAYAGSLNSLTLWRFLTGLGLGAAMPNAITLISEYAPQRCRSMAINTMYCGFPLGAAGGGAISSWLIPTYGWHSVLLLGAIAPLILTLLLILFLPESVKYMVNRGKDAMKIRRIAQRFVSQNIDNVTRFYLYEEKLAQSKTSVGLLFTRPYLAGTLMLWLTYFMGLVIYYVLLSWMPILMQGLGYPLEQSAILTSLFTFGGTLGILAAGWLMDRWNAHKVVSSGFVITALLIVAMATEDSHIVLLGAFIFLMGITMNGAQSGLQTLAATFYPTHSRATGIAWMQGIGRFGGVAGTMMGAQLLAMHWEVQSILMFLCVPALIAAIATVFKMTRKTVLQPAA; encoded by the coding sequence ATGGCTCATTCCACCGAGTTGAATATTCAGCAGGCCATCGACGACAGCAAATTCTCGCTGTTTCATTGGACCTTGATCATTTTGGGATTCCTGATCCTTGCCATTGATGGTTTTGACACTGCGGCAATGGGTTATATCGCCCCTTCGGTCGCCAAAGATTGGGGAATTGTGAAACAGGATCTCGGTCCGGTGCTGAGCGCCGCGCTGCTGGGGCTGTCACTCGGCGCGCTGGTGGCCGGGCCGATCTCCGATCGCATCGGCCGCAAGCGGGTGTTGGTGTTTTCGTGCCTGTTCTTCGGCCTGTCCAGCCTGGCCACCGCCTATGCCGGTTCGCTCAACAGCCTGACGCTGTGGCGCTTTCTGACCGGGCTGGGCCTGGGTGCGGCGATGCCGAACGCCATCACGCTCATTTCCGAATATGCGCCGCAGCGCTGCCGCTCGATGGCAATTAACACCATGTATTGCGGCTTCCCGCTGGGTGCCGCCGGTGGTGGCGCCATCTCATCGTGGCTGATCCCGACCTATGGCTGGCACAGCGTGCTGCTGCTGGGAGCAATAGCTCCTCTGATCCTGACGCTATTGCTGATCCTGTTCCTGCCGGAATCGGTGAAGTACATGGTGAACCGCGGCAAGGATGCGATGAAAATCAGACGCATCGCCCAGCGCTTCGTCAGCCAGAATATCGATAACGTCACGCGTTTCTACCTGTATGAAGAGAAGCTGGCGCAGTCAAAAACCAGCGTCGGCCTGCTGTTCACCCGCCCTTATCTGGCCGGCACACTGATGCTGTGGCTGACCTACTTCATGGGGCTGGTGATTTATTACGTGCTGCTGAGCTGGATGCCGATCCTGATGCAGGGGCTGGGTTACCCGCTTGAACAGTCGGCCATTCTGACCTCGTTGTTCACCTTCGGTGGCACCCTCGGCATTCTGGCGGCCGGCTGGCTGATGGACCGCTGGAACGCCCATAAAGTGGTGTCGAGCGGTTTTGTCATTACCGCCCTGTTGATTGTGGCAATGGCGACCGAGGACAGCCATATCGTGCTGCTGGGTGCCTTTATCTTCCTGATGGGCATCACCATGAACGGCGCGCAATCGGGCCTGCAAACGCTGGCCGCCACCTTTTACCCCACCCACAGCCGCGCCACCGGTATCGCCTGGATGCAAGGCATCGGCCGTTTTGGCGGCGTTGCGGGCACCATGATGGGCGCGCAATTGCTTG
- the queE gene encoding 7-carboxy-7-deazaguanine synthase QueE: MQYPINEMFQTLQGEGFFTGVPAIFIRLQGCPVGCSWCDTKHTWEKEANREVDMQRILVKTEESDAWGSASAEQLLAVIRQQGYTARHVVITGGEPCIYDLTPLTQLLEDNGYGCQIETSGTHEVRCSAKTWVTVSPKVNMRGGMKVLDQALQRADEVKHPVGRERDIEALDALLATLHDEKPRIIALQPISQKEEATRLCIETCIARNWRLSMQTHKYLNIA, from the coding sequence ATGCAGTACCCGATTAATGAAATGTTCCAAACCTTGCAGGGCGAAGGCTTTTTTACCGGCGTTCCGGCCATTTTTATCCGCCTGCAGGGCTGCCCGGTAGGATGCAGCTGGTGCGATACCAAACATACCTGGGAAAAGGAAGCCAATCGGGAAGTGGATATGCAGCGGATCCTGGTCAAAACCGAGGAGAGCGATGCCTGGGGCAGCGCCAGTGCGGAACAACTGCTTGCGGTTATCCGTCAGCAGGGCTATACCGCTCGTCACGTGGTGATCACCGGCGGCGAGCCGTGCATTTACGATTTGACCCCGCTGACCCAACTGCTGGAAGACAACGGCTATGGCTGCCAGATTGAAACCAGCGGTACTCATGAGGTTCGGTGCTCGGCGAAAACCTGGGTGACGGTTTCCCCCAAGGTGAATATGCGCGGCGGCATGAAGGTGCTGGATCAGGCTTTGCAGCGTGCAGACGAGGTGAAGCATCCGGTTGGACGCGAGCGTGATATTGAAGCGCTGGATGCGCTATTGGCGACGTTGCATGATGAAAAGCCGCGGATTATCGCGTTGCAGCCCATCAGTCAAAAGGAAGAGGCGACTCGGCTGTGCATTGAAACCTGCATTGCGCGCAACTGGCGCTTGTCGATGCAGACGCATAAGTATTTGAATATTGCTTAA
- the queD gene encoding 6-carboxytetrahydropterin synthase QueD, with protein MATTLFKDFQFEAAHRLPHVPEGHKCGRLHGHSFMVRLEVTGEVDAHTGWVMDFAELKAVFSPIWERLDHHYLNDIPGLENPTSEVLAAWIWQQLKPQLPELSAVMLKETCSAGCVYKG; from the coding sequence ATGGCAACCACGCTGTTTAAAGATTTTCAGTTTGAAGCCGCACACCGCTTGCCGCATGTGCCGGAGGGCCATAAATGCGGCCGTCTGCATGGGCATTCGTTTATGGTGCGTCTGGAAGTGACCGGTGAAGTGGATGCGCACACCGGATGGGTGATGGATTTCGCCGAGCTTAAAGCCGTGTTCTCGCCAATTTGGGAGCGCTTGGATCACCATTATCTGAACGATATTCCAGGATTGGAAAATCCCACCAGCGAAGTGCTCGCCGCCTGGATCTGGCAGCAGCTTAAACCTCAGTTGCCGGAACTGAGTGCGGTCATGCTGAAGGAAACCTGCAGCGCGGGATGCGTCTATAAGGGTTGA